The genomic window gttgtgttggcatagagatattgacaaatatatataattatgataaaaccactctcatgctatggctggggtaagtcaaatgataaatgaataataagtgtaaggtaataattgtattctagagatagaaatgGAGACTCATAAAAGTAGTATGGCTAGGTAGGAGATTTGTTAAGAgagaaagattcctaagtcattctatatttactaagtcttttgtacacccaagtatacacactctcatctatagcataactaactttggatctatgcataaggaacattactaaggaagatcaagaatagagcttgtctcccttcgcaaccgcgtcctacttgctctacaaatggggagtggactacaaaggactcaatgggagtgtcacatctgtgatctaccacatgacccaaagtGTAGAATGTATCTACAgttaaacaatatctaagcataatgcttacatagtgtcgaccacttaactcactcatgtactgagctaagagctttgcgaacatatgcataaattcatcatcaatcataactgtatcaagcatataactagagcaaactaggaacataataaatagcaacataatattgaagtagcaccaagtcataaatatagagatacaatagctataccagtctccagacgGTAGATCCGAAATCCTGAGtaatagcccacactctacttgaaccttgctagctagcctatactagaacttgaagaattggagctgtattctcttctctctggaaaccctaatttctggtctgatcttgacttatgatAGCGTGCTCTGGAGGGGGTGtcaggggctggttatataggccagaacgtcaattctgagcccttggatcaaaccgacttaaaataacagcgtagatgcaatcttGGAGGCGGTGCAGGAACCGATGTCAAAgcagaggatgacatgtgggcctaggggccgggcggcctacaggtggggccagccTCCTGCCCTTTGCTTCGTTGGTGTGGCTTTcggtgtcctctggaaccttcttgAGTAGTTTCGATGGCGGATAAGCCTGATTTAATTTGTTGTTTTGATCCTGCTTGCCTAGTTCACTGGaataaccctgctgaaaacatagattcaccaaaacacgtcgaaattgtcagtttaaacccctaagtctatgttggtgatccttttcatgcatttattaatgttatgttgacggtttatgatggatgataactaccgtcaacactcatcttgtgttggttgtgcggcacccggttgcaggttaggcgtgtgatgcctattagcgcgtgaacctctaagtgagtgaatcgccacaatagggactagcttgccggcaagcaagtgaacctcgaatgAAAAAATTGATTGTGTTatcattgtctccttggtattctttggtattcattgattgatcacttgccacagTAGTATATCACCTCTACCTCTCTTGCATTACTTTGTGTATTTACCTTGTGCAGTGCTTGTGGTAGTTGTATCTAATATAGCTCTttagttgtagttctcttgctagcttgatacaacacaagtgtagtgctagcgcaaaattcacTTTGCCATCTTATCTACTAAtcacttgtcttagtgttgttgtagaatttttaataggctattcaccccccctctagccattaggaccttagaTGCTCCACGAGCTATGCcatttgagatcccacactcacaatgaCCTATCCCTCgcatgagcaaagttaccatagtgGTATTCAAGTTTATGACCTTTCGTGTTATTGTGCCTTAGCCAGATTAGTGAAATAAGTCAAATTGTACCCTCATTGCTTTTAGTGATTAATTATCCCGGTGTAGCATCCTACAGGCATGagaatgagttcccttctcatactcGACTTCTATAATTACTAGGTAACTAAGCAATTAAGCATTTCCATTCCCATTGCTTAGGTGAGAGGCTTCTACTAGATTAATGAGTGACTCTAAGTGTAGAGTGAACAAGATTAATAACCCAAACTTtatgtaatgcataactcataatgaaactagataagtatccaaaatagggtttatagtagtggggtgcctctTTGATCTTGCCGACGACTCCGAGATTGTAGACGACAACTCACACGCATTCCTTACGCTACTCGGGTCCTGAAAGAGAATAATGGTCGAGGTTGAAGGTAATCGAGGGAGGCTTAGGAACAAGACTCGGCTTGGGACTTAGGGTAGAGGCTTCTACCTATGGCTCTCCTATTGCCTTACTTATAACTATGCTTAGTCTAGTATAGTTAACCTCTTGGTAAGTTCACTAGGTAACTTCATCCTTACTGTTAACTTGACGGACATTCCGACCTAGGTGGTGGACACTCCGTCCGGTTAGGGTTTTGAGGTGACTTGGCTCGGGTTGCACTCTGCTTGGGTTGATGGATACTCTGTTTGAAGTGACAGACACTCCGGTAGGAACTAGGTGGTCTCGGGTTGCTGGGTTACTGTCCTCTATAAATCATCGGACACTCCACCGTAATTGACGGATGCTCTAGTGTAGGCTTGGTGTTCTCGGGTTCACTGGCTATAAGTCATTATAATTCAATGGACACTCTGCGGGATATCGCGGACACTCCGGTAGTCCATGTCAACAGGAGATAAGGTTCCGGTGGCTAGTTTTCCTAGGTTGTCGGGCACTCCGTTGATTCGACGGACACTCCGTCAAGCTGTCGACAGAACCTAAGCTCTTAGGTGATCTTGGGTTCCAAACTTAGATGTGCCCAGCTGTGATCTATGCATGTGCAAGATATTTCTAGGATGGCTTAGGTGACTCACTAGGATCAAGGTAGCTAGGTTTTAAGCTCATTTGACTAAATGTGGCTATAGACTAGGATCATACTTAGAGATACAAGAACTTGAGGATGAACCATGAGATGAAGATAATAACCTTAGCTCTGAGATTTGAGAGCATCCATAGCGAAAAGATTGAAGATCCAAACCTTCCCTACTCTTGCTTCTTATCCACGAATTGGCTTGGCTCCATATGAACTCTCTCTTGCCACATACCAAAAAGACGGTTCAAAGGATCCATGAACTCATTGGATGATTGAACTAGGTAAGAACTTCTTGAGCTTACTTACTCATGTTGTAACTACCACTAGCAAGGagtcttccatcttgcatcaacatCCATGGATTAGATCATTGGTGTAACATCCcggcctagggcttaacaggattaataggatactcataccaataagttgcaacttctttttcagaagcccatctgcaaataactccgaggttaagcgtgcttggcctggagcgatgggtgaccgaccgggaagttcttcccgggtgcgcacgagtgaggacaaagtacgcagaaaagacctgtgttggtctgtgagggcagtctatatcatAGAGAAgttgccagatgtaagcgggcccggcctcggagaggcgggacgttatagaatggtatcagagccgactctcgtggtttcacgggcgcgtgtgtcgcagttgcgcaggcatggtgcgcatggctggtgtggattcGACGTGGTCACACAGCCTGGCACATGCGCTAGCTCTGGACAcatggacgtggccaagagaggacgctcctggcttgggattgatcgacgaggacgtcgatctcttaagggggtgaggatgtaacatcccggcctagggcttaacaggattaataggatactcataccaataagttgcaacttcttttccgaaagcccatctacaaataactccgaggttaagcgtgcttggcctggagcgatgggtgaccgaccgggaagttcttcccgggtgcgcacgagtgaggacaaagtgcgcagaaaagacctgtgttggtctgtgagggcagtctatatcctagagaagctgccagatgtaagtgggcccggcctcggagagacGGGACGTTACAATTGGGTGAAGAATCCAAGAAAAGAGGATGGTTCTTCTTGAGCTCACCACGAAGAGGTTGAGGGTTGAAGGGTGTCCATGGGCTGCTGCTGGTGCTTCCCTTCTTCCTCTCTATCTTCTTCAATCCTtcctccaatctctcccctctctAGCCTCTagggttcttgcttgttcttgagtgagttagagagagagagtgaatgTTGCAAATAAGAGGATGAGTGAGAGAGAGTGGCTTCAACTGAGAAATATCTCTTCCCActcgtgctgacatgtgggtcccacccaTTTATGTGGCAAACAAATCATTTCCCACTTACTGCTGCAGCACTGTGATCTGTCCGACAGTCTCTGTCTTTGCTGAATTGACTAAGTCATTGGATGGTTGATTGTTGGTGACCATTGCATTGTTCTTGAGTAGCTTCTTGGGACTGAGTTGGTGTTGATGATGTCAATAGGATGAACTCTAATCCAATCAAGTTTCCTTCCACTGCTCTGGGTGTGAGCCTGACCATGGTTATCTGAGGTTCGCATAGGGTGCTTGATGTCTTATCTCGCATATTTCATTAGAAATCTTCGGAGTGACTTGTAGGTGATTTTCCTTTGATAGTCAAAATGACTGCCCAGTGTGTAATGGGTTTCGGGGCGTTACAAAATCTAAATCTCACTACGACACACCATGACGTGCCCATAAATGCTCCACCAAATCATCACGAAGTTGCTCATGAATTGTTCGGTCTTCAATCTTATTATGTATACACAAGAAGTCACTCAAAACCATCTACAAGTGGCCATAGTTTCACATACAAGATTATTTAGACAGCTTGCAGGTTAGGTACATATGAAATTTTATTCAGGCAACTTCGTACCTTGTGCTCAGGCGGCAGGGAGAAGGCGTTCGTTGGTGCCCGGCTGCCGGTGGGAGCTGCGGCCGTGCGTCGGTGGGAGCTGGGTCTGGCGGTGGGAGCTGGGTCGCCGCCGGTGAAAGCTGGAGCCGGCGCAGATCGGGACAGCGGAGGGGCTAGCGCCGGAGGGGCTGCCGTTCGCGCCGGAGGGAGCAGGGGCGCGGAGGGAGGCTCCCGGCGTGGAGGAAGACAACCGGCGTGGCCTTCTTCATGAAGACGACCGGGGAGGCGGCCCTCCAGATCCGGCGGAGGAGGGCACGGGCTGAGTCGGAGGAAGGGCGGCGCCGGTGAGGTCATGGGGCAGCGCCGGTGGATGGGCACAGCGGCGACCCTGCTTTGGCGGCGTGGGGGAAAGAGTGGAGCGAGCTCGCGCGGGTAGGGGAAACGACCGACCAGATTTTTAGACAGATGTAGGTAGTAGGAGCGGAAATTTGTTGGGCCAACAAATTTAGATAGCCTGATAGGTAGTCTGCTGGAGTGCCTTTTTTTTTACTTCTACTACCCAAATATAGGATAGGTAGTCTGTTTAGATAGCccgctggagatgctcttaggaaGATTGATTGCACACGATAGAGGAAATTAGTAGAACTCATTCTAAGGTGCAAATAGATTGGACTAGTTTGTTATTATATATAAGTAGTAGTAGGTAGTAGAGGTTTTTGCCGGCCTGTAGAATACGCTGCCCGCAGTGCTGCATAAAGCCATAAGCCACCACCGTGCACCCTCGCAGAAGCTTGCCATAGAAAAGTTGTCCAAGCATGTCATGTTTACGCATCCTTCTCCTGGTACCGCTGTTCCTCTGCTCGGGAATCTCCGGCTCATTGGCGTCATCAGCTGGATGCAGCTGCGGTGACAGCTCGACCCACGATTTCTCCTCCTTCAGCAGTGGCTCTGCTGATGAGTTGGTGCTCCTCAAGGACGCCGGGATCAGTAATGGCGTCCTCCATCTCACTGCAGACGACTCGAGGAATGGCAAGAGGTCCGGTGCCGCGCTCCTGCCAGCTCCGGTCATGCTCTGGTGCCAAGACCCCGAGGACGTGAAGCAAAACGCGTCCTTTAAAGCCTCCTTCACCATGGGCATCATGGAAAGGAGAGGAGATGGCGGCCTCGCGTTCGTCTTAGTTCCCTCCCTCAACAGCCCCCCACTTGACATCCTGGGCCTCAGCAACAACCCTTCTTCCAAGGCTACCTCTTCCTCCACTAGCAGCGGCTTCGTCACCTTCACGTTCGACACGGTGAAGCAGTCCTATGATCCTGACGGCAACCGCTCCATCATCAGCATCAACGCTGGTGTCTCCGTCTCCGACGACGTTGTTGCGCGTTCGTCTCTGAATATCACCGTCCCAACTAATCTGCAGGCCGCTACAAAAAACTTCACCGTGTGGATCGAGTATAACAATGGTGCCGGACGACATGACCGTGCCGTATCGATATATATGAATGTCCAAGGGCAGGCGAAACCGGACAAAGCCGCCATTGATGTGGCCCTCAACCTTAGTGACCACCTCCCGCAGAGAGCCTTTGTTGGTTTATTGGCTTGGACAGACGTGAGCTCCGAGCTCCAATCCGTCCTGAGCTGGAACCTGCAAGTTACTCTCCCTGGCGACGGCCCAAGCATGGATTGGAAGGTGATACTACCGGCAGTTTTGGGTGGGATTGCCTTCACTGGAATCATGAATCTTTTCGTTGCCGTCTTCTACTTCAACTCCAAGTACAATAAGCTCAAGATGGAGCTGGTCCTGTCGGAGACTCTGCGGCGGCTGCCCGGCATGCCGAGGGAGTTCAAGCACGCCACGATGAGGAAGGCCACCGACAACTTCCACGAGGCGAGGAAGCTGGGCAAAGGCGGGTTCGGAGCTGTGTACAAGGGCACACTGCGATCTGCAGGGAAGGACGGCATGGCGGCATGCGTGGACGTCGCGGTAAAGAAGTTCACCCGGAACGAGAACCGGTGCTACGACGACTTCCTCGCCGAGGTCGACATCATCAACCGACTCCGTCATCGGAACATCGTCCCGCTAGTTGGTATGTTCTTCATTCAACGATGAGATAGTTTCAAATTTCTTGTCATGCATGTGTGCTATGTGTCAGTCATTCAATCAAAGTCCTTCATCTGGTGACATGCATGCATGAAGGAAAAAAGACTCACCATTGATGAGTACACCTAATAGTAGGTAGATAGAGTCTGCAGACACTATTGTCTTACATGCATAGAGACAGAAGTCACTTTTCACATTATCTTCAGTTATAAACTGCGAGAGAAAACCGAGCAATTTTTACGTATAGAGGAGAATTGGAGGTTTTACTGGTTCCTAACGAGGTCGCTGTCATCGCCAACCTGTTCTCCCTCTAAATAGAACGAGACAGGTTTTCGTCGCAGCAAATTAAACGGGACGAATAGTCATGCATGTATGCTGTGTGTCAGTCATTCAGTCAAAGTCCTTCATCTGGTGACATGGATGCATGAAGGAAAAAAGACTCACCAGTGATGGCTACAGGTAGATAGAGTCTGCAGACACTATTGTCTTACATGCATAGAGACAGAAGTCACTTTTCACATTATCTTCAGTTATAAACTGCGAGAGAAAACCGAGCAATTTTTACGTATGGAGGAGAATTGGAGGTTTTACTGGTTCCTAACGAGGTCGCTGTCATCGCCAACCTGTTCTCCCTCTAAATAGAATGAGACAGGTTTTCGTCGCAGCAAATTAAACGGGACGAATAGTCGCATGAGTGGGACAGAAATATTAGGCCTACCAGTGCTGACTTCTAATTCCTTGGTATCGAGGATACATAAAATTATCTAAAGTTTAAAATGTTgtgacatgcatgcatggaccATGGAGAAATCACATTGCACTAGGAAATTATCTAATTGGGTAGCCCATGGAATTGCCTGTGATTAGCGTAAAGATTAATCTAATTAAGTATATGCATGCACTGTGTTATCATGATTtttatcgtaaatatatattgcTTGATTATCGCTCTGTTACTGTTATGCATTCTACTTAAATGGACATTCATATCTAGGTCTACACAATAATGAAAGTCCCATTTGTTTGGGCTCTACTGTTGTTACTTTGCTCTATTTTATATACATATCACACTCCATATGCTTCTGTTCCTACTTCCTCAACATCCCATCTACTATGGTTGCATTTTCCAATCCAATCTCCTTCCTAGTGTTACAACCTTGAGCAAGATGTTTCAAGCCTTGTACAACTTTGATCGTGTGAGTTGTTTGATATAAATAAAATCAATCACTTTGTGAAGTAGCGACATTTAGAATGGATTGTTTTTTAAGGTTCCAACTGCTTGCCAAGTTCTATTGACACTTGTATTGACTGACTTATTGCCAAACTCAAGTCGTTGTCTCGGTCATATGGAATATAAATACAACTTTAGAACACAAGTTTTACTTTGCTACTTGAAGCTGAACTTGTGGACTTCTTTGTTAGCGTCACAATTCACATTAAAAGGTTTGACGACTATCTAGGATGACCAAGCCTAACATAGAAAAAAATATGACAAGAAATAGTACCAAGGTACATGCATGTACGATATACtttgattgattttttttttgaacctgGGTGTGctgaattcacatttgctgacaAATCGTCAGCCACAATTACAAGAATGTTCTCCGGGACGTCGTCGCACGTAATGTGCTCCTCACCCTCAACACAACACAAACCCAGAATGGCCAGCTCATGAGCGGCTCGATTACAATTGCGCGAATTAAAAACACACTGAAAGCTTAACAAGTTTGAATCCACTAGTGACTTCACCTCTTCTAACAGCCCTGCTGAAGCGGAGTGAGAAAATTGGTCTGTCACAATTGCTTGTTGCACCATGGACGCATCTGTCTCCAGGATAAGTCGGCGAACACCAGCATTATAGCCACTTGCAGGCCGTGGAGACATGCGATCAATTCAGCTTGAAAGGCACTCAACAGATGGTTCACCCGTCCCGATCCAGCAAGAACAACGTCGCCGTCGCTATCTCTGACGATGAAGCCTCAGCTCCCGCTCATGTTCCTTGATTGGAAGGCTGCGTCACAGTTTAATTTCAGGACTCCTGGCGGCTTGGACCAGTACTCCCTTCTCCTCTCATTGGTCCGGGGAATATGACGCAGTAGCTGATGGAATTCATTTGTGTAAATTTTGATGGCCTTAACCAGCGCCTCCGGACTCCTCCTCCTTCCCTCCTCTCTGATTTGGTTCCGCTCAGCCCAGATGAACCAGATGGCAGTAATCGCCAAAAGCCGAATGTCTTCCTTTTGATTCAGGATGATCTCAATGGCTTCCTTGGCGTCTGTAGCTCCCGCCAATTTTTCCTGTACCCGATCAAGCCAGAGACCACTCCATATCTGCCTGGTAGCTTGCACTTTGAGAATAGATGAGCACCGTCTTCGATGAAGCGCTCACACACCGGGCATTTGGTATCCAACTTCATACCTCTCCTCGCAAGATTGGACCGAAGAGGATGACTATTGTGAGTGAATCTCCATAGAAAATGTTTAACCTTGTTTGGGCATCGCAGCTTCCAAATTCTATCCCACACTGGGTCTAGGTTGCCACTGCTCCCTCCCTGATCACCACCTCTTGTTGAGCTGCGCAGAAACTTAGCGCGACAGATTTTATACGCACTTCTAACACTGAAAAGGCCATGCTCATCAAAGTGCCAGGCGAGCAAATTATCACGCTCCTCATGGATCGGCAGTGCTAATATAAGATTTGCATCCTCCTCCCAAAAGATTTCATTAACCAATTCAACATCCCAGCCCCCCGTTTTAGGATTCATCAACTCATCTACATCAGTTAGAATGCAACCTCTTCTAGGAGTAATTGGCCTCCAGGAGTCACCCCTTGGTAGCCATGGGTCACTCCAAATTTTCAGATTTCGACCATTACCAACCCTCCAAATGATACCCTTTTTCATCAATTCAATTCCTCGCAGGACACTTCTCCAAGTGTAAGACATCCCTCCTTTTGGCCCAGCCTGCAGCACAGATGTATTGGGGAAATACTTAGCCTTGAGAATTCTTGCATATAACGAATCAGGATTTTGCCACAGTCTCCAGCCCTGTTTAGCCAACATTGCCCAATTAAATGCATAAATATCTCTGAAACTCAACCCGCCCTCGTTCTTGGATTTCATCATCTGATCCTTGCTGAGCCAGTGTATCTTGCGCTTACCCTCCTGTTGGTTGCACCAGAAGCGGCAAACCATACTGCTAATCTCATCACAAAGAGACTTAGTTATATCAAAACATCCCATCGCAAAGGTGGGAATGGCCTGTGCCACAGCCTTGATCAAAATCTCCTTTCCTACCAAAGATAAAAAATTCTCCTTCCATCCCTGGATGCGATTCCAGATTCTATCCTTCAAGTAGGCAAACGTGTTTCCTCTTGATCGACCAACATGCACGGGAAGGCCTAAATATTTCTCACTCATGGTCTCCCTATTCACTTGCAACGTGGTACAAACCTCCAGTTTTTGTGGCGGCTTTGTGTTCTTGCTGAAAAGCACTGCTGACTTTGCCTTGTTAATCATCTGCCCCGAACACCTTTCATACAAATCCATGATTTCCTGTAGATGATGAGCATCCCCTTCATTTGCACGAATTAAATTTAGAGAGTCATCGGCAAATAGAAGGTGGGATACACTAGGTGCTGCATGACAAATTTTCACTCCAGCAATCTGTCCAACTTGCTCAGCCTGCTGTAATAATGCCGAAAAGCCTTCTGCGCATAATAAAAACAAGTAGGGTGACAACGGGTCCCCTGCCTTAAACCTCTCTCCGGTTTGAATTTTTCAGTGAGGTCCCCATTAACCTTAATACAATATGAGACTGATGTAACACACTCCATTATCAGTCGGATCCACTCTTCTGCAAACCCCAATCTCCTCATCATTGCTTCCAAAAAATTCCATTCAACACGGTCATAAGCCTTACTCATGTCAAGCTTCAAAGCAGCATAGCCCAATTCCCCTTCTCTTTTGTTTAACAGATGGTGCGTCAATTCATAAGCAATCAGCATATTGTCCGATATCAATCTTCCAGGGACAAAAGCACTCTGTGAGGGGGTGATTATCTCATCTAGCACCCCCTTAGCCTTCCCGACAAAACCTTCGAAACCACCTTGTAGACCACATTACAGAGGCTGATGGGCCGTAGATCAGTAACTCTCTATGGTTTCTCAATCTTTGGGATCAAGGCGATCACAGTATCATTCCACCCATCGGGGATTTCTCCCCCATTTAGCACTTGTAACACCTCTGAAATCATCTTCCCTCCCACGATATCCCAGCAATTTTTGAAAAAGACT from Miscanthus floridulus cultivar M001 chromosome 11, ASM1932011v1, whole genome shotgun sequence includes these protein-coding regions:
- the LOC136491704 gene encoding uncharacterized protein encodes the protein MTSPAPPFLRLSPCPPPPDLEGRLPGRLHEEGHAGCLPPRREPPSAPLLPPARTAAPPALAPPLSRSAPAPAFTGGDPAPTARPSSHRRTAAAPTGSRAPTNAFSLPPEHKEDEQVSRQDQACDIVLFDEKLVFPSKHRQEVDPPSPAVGALSRSAPMERNILLQEK
- the LOC136494275 gene encoding probable L-type lectin-domain containing receptor kinase S.5, translating into MSCLRILLLVPLFLCSGISGSLASSAGCSCGDSSTHDFSSFSSGSADELVLLKDAGISNGVLHLTADDSRNGKRSGAALLPAPVMLWCQDPEDVKQNASFKASFTMGIMERRGDGGLAFVLVPSLNSPPLDILGLSNNPSSKATSSSTSSGFVTFTFDTVKQSYDPDGNRSIISINAGVSVSDDVVARSSLNITVPTNLQAATKNFTVWIEYNNGAGRHDRAVSIYMNVQGQAKPDKAAIDVALNLSDHLPQRAFVGLLAWTDVSSELQSVLSWNLQVTLPGDGPSMDWKVILPAVLGGIAFTGIMNLFVAVFYFNSKYNKLKMELVLSETLRRLPGMPREFKHATMRKATDNFHEARKLGKGGFGAVYKGTLRSAGKDGMAACVDVAVKKFTRNENRCYDDFLAEVDIINRLRHRNIVPLVGWCYEKGELLLIYEYMPNGSLDHHLFPKEQAGRILGWTTRYGIIVDVAAGLHYVHHEHEHMVLHRDIKASNIMLDSTFHGRLGDFGLARIVSLDKNSYTDLGVAGTWGFIAPEYSVSRKSTRKTDIYAFGVLTLEMVTGRRALSAFQDTFQLLTDWVWRLHREGRLLEAVDKNVISTEGYDADGVTRLLLLGLACTNPNPLDRPSMTEVMLVVAKSVPAPNVPLEKPTFLWPPEEGILHSSFDDITEMSDLHESHLEETSSSDALAASAIIRRKARAQSVELYCL